A genome region from Babesia bigemina genome assembly Bbig001, chromosome : I includes the following:
- a CDS encoding HAD superfamily hydrolase, putative yields MGLCPSPVDYANAAREASRFSSSHHVQMDDDATSSNNAPVAITNFIRPEIPPKCFGTDIDGTFLAEDPAMFQRNLDAFSWAVENGIDIFFCTGRGYEDAMRVLPRDLVEKLGFTGYPGVYYNGGAVYGRNGEVLTEAVFNTDTLKRIIDRIVEAKHEKYTMFLTRSQWHVVTDDMSFFDELTASLGLQTPFTLRTVDELLADKIMKVIVVYYDNLAHKFQDMEDVEFIAKRALNDLTDLTPMGITKGSGIASVLKHLGLTPDQCGYIGDAANDIEAMQLVRHSFAVDNASQAVKDSAKYTVQQTNENAAFRTVMEALYGGIQN; encoded by the exons ATGGGTCTCTGTCCATCTCCTGTCGACTATGCCAACGCGGCTCGCGAGGCATCTCGTTTTTCATCCTCCCATCATGTGCAGATGGACGATGACGCCACCTCCAGCAACAACGCACCGGTTGCGATAACAAATTTCATTAGACCAGAGATCCCGCCCAAATGTTTCGGAACGGACATAGATGGAACCTTCCTGGCGGAAGATCCCGCCATGTTTCAGCGCAACCTCGACGCGTTCTCCTGGGCCGTTGAGAACGGCATAGACATCTTCTTCTGCACTG GGCGCGGATATGAAGATGCCATGCGTGTGTTGCCGCGTGATCTGGTAGAAAAGCTGGGATTCACCGGTTATCCAGGGGTGTACTACAACGGCGGAGCCGTGTATGGCCGGAATGGAGAGGTGCTCACGGAAGCTGTGTTCAACACCGACACGCTCAAACGTATAATTGACCGCATCGTAGAGGCGAAACACGAGAAGTACACAATGTTCCTCACGCGCAGCCAGTGGCACGTGGTGACTGACGACATGTCCTTCTTCGACGAGTTGACCGCCAGCCTCGGGCTCCAAACCCCGTTCACTCTCCGGACTGTGGATGAGCTGTTGGCCGACAAAATCATGAAGGTCATTGTGGTGTATTACGATAACTTGGCACACAAATTCCAGGACATGGAGGACGTTGAGTTCATCGCGAAgcgtgcgctcaacgacCTTACCGACCTCACTCCCATGGGCATTACTAAGGGAAGTGGCATCGCATCCGTTCTGAAACATCTGGGTCTGACGCCAGATCAGTGTGGATACATAGGCGACGCCGCGAACGACATCGAGGCCATGCAGCTGGTGCGCCACTCGTTCGCGGTCGACAACGCATCACaggcggtgaaagattCCGCCAAATATACCGTTCAACAAACTAACGAGAATGCAGCTTTCCGAACTGTCATGGAAGCTCTGTATGGTGGAATACAGAATTAG
- a CDS encoding HAD superfamily hydrolase, putative: MTQPPLAPGCAATATCSPNAPTSDGCRTLRLAGKPPKYIGIDVDNTFHTYDAAAMAKNRRAFRKLVESGYRPVLVTGRMLKASLGVLDDLYTDGVYRGYPGVYQNGATVYNELGELIVTVSFSKSFIRDVCDILEEHRLGAHVLFQAPNEYYALAHDKDLTELLARNLNLPSPVIESTADEICGAEITHILCYRFDKVQLYMDAKPEVDYVAREGAMEITCINPPRVNKLEGLRALLGHENAESGDFAFIGDGSNDVEALQASQWSFAVGNASDSVKASAKNVLEETNDQAAFAKMAQLLYGINVE, encoded by the exons ATGACGCAGCCACCACTCGCGCCGGGCTGCGCAGCAACGGCAACGTGCTCGCCTAACGCGCCGACATCCGACGGTTGCCGGACGCTGCGCCTCGCAGGCAAACCTCCGAAATACATCGGCATCGATGTGGACAACACGTTCCACACCTACGACGCCGCGGCCATGGCCAAAAATAGGCGGGCGTTCCGAAAGCTTGTGGAGTCTGGGTACAGGCCTGTCCTCGTCACAG GCCGCATGCTCAAAGCCTCCCTAGGCGTCCTAGACGACCTGTACACCGACGGAGTCTACAGAGGTTACCCGGGCGTCTACCAGAATGGCGCGACCGTCTACAACGAACTAGGTGAACTCATTGTCACGGTTTCCTTCAGCAAAAGCTTCATCAGAGATGTCTGCGACATTCTCGAGGAACACAGGCTCGGAGCACATGTGTTATTCCAAGCGCCGAACGAGTACTACGCCCTGGCGCACGACAAGGACTTGACAGAGTTGCTGGCCAGGAACCTGAACCTCCCGAGCCCCGTAATAGAATCCACGGCGGACGAGATTTGCGGGGCGGAGATCACCCACATTCTGTGCTACCGATTCGACAAGGTCCAGTTGTACATGGACGCAAAACCCGAGGTAGATTACGTTGCCAGAGAGGGGGCGATGGAAATCACCTGCATAAATCCGCCGCGCGTGAACAAGCTGGAGGGGCTCCGGGCGCTGCTGGGTCACGAGAATGCCGAAAGCGGCGACTTCGCGTTCATAGGCGACGGTTCTAACGACGTGGAAGCGCTGCAGGCCTCCCAGTGGTCGTTCGCCGTGGGTAACGCGTCAGACAGCGTTAAGGCCTCCGCCAAGAACGTGCTCGAGGAGACCAACGATCAGGCCGCATTCGCCAAAATGGCGCAGCTCCTATACGGAATCAACGTGGAGTGA
- a CDS encoding programmed cell death protein 2, putative, whose product MGDSEYESTELFAKVESGKPWEYQRQFFPSKIGGRPAWLEPENLPQEEAFVCPKCAGVMTFVLQLYAPDDEEPSGDAFHRTIYLFACQPCGTHWRALRSQLPRTNAHYASHPQPYGMLFPQPDTIIAQRCCPACGLPSDGEPKPGEQLTFASVVHDFTSYAGWRALHPRCKIATTQQTLEATLPEALLRICEGEILEPENYLAHEKELYRKYQEMKAQRGAGDEEELDESEEKAIEAIQEERLVVDRNFERFCKRTTPNDVVYYCRDGKPMWTSDRAPKLTCATTKDAPEDKEVVPVCSNCGGQRSFEFQVLPQMLVHLGPVRLDFASVAVYTCAASCNLLGQYQEEFVYVEPDLSLAPK is encoded by the exons ATGGGCGATAGTGAGTACGAGAGCACGGAGCTCTTCGCGAAGGTCGAGAGCGGAAAGCCGTGGGAGTACCAGCGCCAGTTCTTTCCCAGCAAGATCGGCGGGCGGCCCGCATGGCTGGAGCCCGAGAATCTCCCCCAAGAGGAGGCCTTCGTGTGCCCGAAATGCGCCGGCGTCATGACGTTCGTTTTGCAGCTGTACGCACCGGACGACGAAGAACCATCCGGAGACGCTTTCCACCGGACCATCTACCTGTTCGCGTGCCAGCCGTGCGGCACGCACTGGCGCGCTTTGCGCTCGCAGCTGCCGCGGACAAACGCGCACTACGCGTCCCACCCGCAGCCGTACGGCATGCTGTTCCCGCAGCCAGACACGATCATCGCCCAGCGGTGCTGCCCGGCGTGCGGACTGCCCAGCGACGGCGAGCCTAAACCCGGCGAGCAGTTGACGTTTGCAAGCGTGGTGCACGACTTCACTTCGTACGCCG GCTGGCGAGCTTTGCACCCGAGGTGCAAGATCGCGACCACACAGCAGACGCTGGAGGCCACCCTGccggaggcgctgctgcgcatcTGCGAGGGTGAAATACTGGAGCCGGAGAACTACCTCGCGCACGAGAAGGAGCTGTATCGCAAGTACCAGGAAATGAAGGCTCAGCGTGGAG CTGGTGATGAGGAGGAGCTCGACGAGTCCGAGGAGAAGGCCATCGAGGCCATTCAGGAGGAGCGGCTCGTTGTGGACCGCAACTTCGAGCGCTTCTGCAAGCGAACCACGCCCAACGACGTGGTGTACTACTGCCGCGACGGGAAGCCGATGTGGACCAGCGACCGCGCTCCCAAACTGACGTGCGCCACGACCAAGGACGCGCCCGAAGACAAGGAGGTGGTGCCCGTGTGCAGCAACTGCGGGGGGCAGCGGTCGTTCGAGTTCCAGGTGCTGCCGCAGATGCTGGTGCACCTGGGCCCGGTGCGCCTGGACTTCGCCAGCGTGGCGGTATACACGTGCGCCGCGTCCTGCAACCTACTCGGCCAGTACCAGGAGGAGTTCGTGTACGTTGAACCCGACCTCTCGCTGGCGCCGAAGTGA
- a CDS encoding STEP II SPLICING FACTOR SLU7 domain and N-terminal domain of CBF1 interacting co-repressor CIR containing protein, putative, protein MWMGKIGNKSASFINHKHFHPGNRSNLEKVWLAEEKHKAELKRQKEMREKLAEEIRMTQLKRQLREQEDQRYKEYLLEQRPPSKYQVPAAGSKLDGSEAGLIITKPATEAQPRSRDAASHKLVIRSSYREDVHECGHSSVYGSFYDRATGQWGYRCCGSLKRGAACPLKRRAGSRKGAASDPKDAQQGHTPATDDGNDNSGHEAAAEDDRKSHSGKRELEDDTGSPAERCPAKAAKHKRRGDLSLAEALDKLKKMEALD, encoded by the coding sequence ATGTGGATGGGCAAGATCGGAAACAAGTCCGCCTCCTTCATCAACCACAAGCACTTCCACCCGGGCAACAGGAGCAACCTGGAGAAGGTATGGCTGGCGGAGGAGAAGCACAAGGCGGAGCTGAAGCGCCAGAAGGAGATGCGGGAGAAGCTGGCGGAGGAGATACGCATGACGCAGTTGAAGCGCCAGCTAAGGGAGCAGGAGGACCAGCGCTACAAGGAGTACCTGCTCGAGCAGCGGCCGCCCAGCAAGTACCAGGTGCCCGCGGCAGGGTCGAAGctggacggcagcgaggccGGACTGATCATCACCAAGCCCGCCACGGAGGCCCAGCCCAGGAGCCGCGATGCGGCCAGCCACAAGCTGGTGATCAGGTCGAGCTACCGTGAGGACGTCCACGAGTGCGGCCACTCGAGCGTCTACGGCAGCTTCTACGACCGCGCTACGGGGCAGTGGGGGTACCGCTGCTGCGGGTCGCTCAAGCGCGGGGCGGCGTGCCCCCTGAAGCGCCGAGCCGGCTCGCGCAAAGGTGCCGCGAGCGACCCGAAGGACGCCCAACAGGGACACACGCCCGCTACGGACGACGGCAACGATAACAGCGGCCACGAAGCCGCCGCCGAGGACGATCGCAAATCGCATTCAGGGAAGCGCGAGCTGGAGGACGACACCGGCTCCCCAGCTGAGCGCTGCCCAGCCAAAGCCGCCAAGCACAAGCGCCGAGGCGACCTGAGCCTCGCGGAGGCCTTGGACAAGCTAAAAAAGATGGAGGCACTGGACTGA